From uncultured Pseudodesulfovibrio sp.:
CGGTGCAGGAATTCCGGCTACTGGAAAAAGCAGAGGTCAACCGGGAGCGAAAACGCCTGCTCGTCAAAGACACACTGCGTCGTGTACTCAAACAAGGCATAACCAAGGAAATGCGTGTATTAACACGCAACCTCCCCTTCCTCGCCACCTGTGCCAACGCAGCGCCATTCATCGGCCTGTTCGGTACGGTTTGGGGCATAATGCATTCTTTTCACTCTATCGGGCTGGCCCAGTCAGCTGCTCTGGCAACCGTGGCTCCCGGTATTTCTGAAGCGCTTATTGCCACAGCCATCGGGCTTCTGGTCGCTATCCCGGCCACCATTTTCTATAACTATTTCCTCGGCAAACTCGGTGAAGTTGAAACCGGCATGATCGATTTCGCGGGAGCCTTTCTGAATCGGGCTGAACGTGAAATAACGTGGGCCTCCAAAATGGAAAAGAGATAGGATCAGCCCATGGCAATCAAGACCGGCGGAGGCTTCCTCAACGAAATCAATGTCACGCCCTTTGTGGATGTGATGCTGGTGTTGCTGATCATTTTTATGGTCACGGCCCCGCTCATGACTCAAGGAGTCGAAGTGGATCTTCCTGTGACCAAAACGGTCAAAAATCTGCCACAGGATTCCGAACATCTGGTCTTGTCGGTAAAAAAAGACGGCACCTTATTTCTTGACGAATATCAGGTGGCTCTGGATGAATTGCAAGATCATCTGAAACGACTGGTCGCCAAACAGAAAAAGCAACTGTTCCTTCGTGCCGACAAGGAAGTGGCTTATGGCACCGTGGTCATGATCATGGGCGAAATCAAAGGTGCCGGCATTGACCGGCTGGGCATTGTGGCAGAAAAGTCCACAAATCTAAAAAAAGATAAAAAGTAAACTTCTATGCGACACGCTCTGAGTTGGTTCCTCTCTATCCTCTTTCATGCCATTCTGGTGGTGGCATTGCTGCAATCGGTCGACCTTGAACCGTTGCTACCCGAGGATATCATGCAAGTGGATCTGACCGAGGTCGAAGAACCGCAACCGATCATGCCCATGCCGGAGCCGCAGAAGATTCCCGCTCCAGACCCCATGGCGGAAATGCCCGCCCCTGAAGAACCAGCCATGGCAGCTCCTCTGCCCATGGACAAGACCGTGGTTCTTGCAAACGAACTCCCGCCACCGCCAGAACCGGAACTCCCTCCCGAGCCGGAACCTGAGCCGGAACCCGATGTGATCGAAATCAGTCCCAACAAGACACTTCCGCCGGAAGAGGAGCTTGAAGAAGACGGCAAACCGAAAAAAATTTTCATTCGCAAAGATTTTACTGTCCACCGTGGACACGAAGCGCGTTTTGGCCGCGCCATGATGGGAGACTATTTTTCCTATTCAACTAAAGAATTTTCAGGCCAGTTCCGCACCAAGGACGATCGGGTCGTTTCCATCATCGACGCTCGCAACACCAAATACGGGCGATTCCTGATCTACGACTCGAAAAACAAAACCCTGCGACGCCTTAAGCAATCCTTCGGTAAATATGTGTACACCATCGGACCGTCAGTCTACGCAGACGAACCGGTCACAGGTTCAGTCACCTTTTTGGCCAAGAACGACCGTATCGAACGATTCATTCTCATGACCGACGATGACCGCATCGCTCATTACCCACGCAAGGTTCATGTCCGGGAAGAAGAAGTCACAATTCCCGGTCCATCCGAAAAAATTGAAGCGGGGATATCCAGACCACCCTATGGCGAAGGCCATGAAGGGGTCATCGTCATCCATGGCCCTGGCTGCGTCAATCCGGGGCTGGTGCAAGGCTTTACCCGTACTTTGTCCATGCATGATCTTGCCACCCTGCACTTTATCTCTCGCGGTTGCATGAATGAAGAGCCGACTCCCGGCACCACGGAAGATCTGGTACAGGATACAGCTGCCGCGCTGGATTACTTTGCCAATCGTAAGGAAATCGATGCAAACCATGTCGGAATATGGGGCAATGGTCTGGGGGCGCCCGCCGCAATCATGACCGCAAGTCAAAGCAAGCCCGCTTTTTTGGTTTGTGTTCTTACAGATTCCGTCAAGACCAATGATATCCCAAATCACAAAACCCTTGCTGAATTGAAAATCCCTGTTTTGTGGCTGATTACAGGCAGAAACACCGCAAAATGGACACCTCTGATCCGCACTCTTGAAGCCTTCCGCGACAAGAACAAGCGTCCATTTTCAATCATTGTCGCCCCGCTCAAGGCAAGCCAGGACGTGCTTGATGCGGAAGGTGAACAATCCGCCTGGGTAGAACAGGTCGCCGACGACCACGCCTCGCTTGCGGCCTCTTGGATTCACAACCTAAAAAAATAGATTTTACCCATAAGAGGATATCTCCCACCTTCCATTTGTCATACGAATACGCTATGGTTGATAGAATGACGTTTTCCTGCGAACCGTCTCTATAAAATCAGACTTACAGCCATATTAAAATACGCCAGACATGAATCGGAATCACGAATATCTTAAGCCAAGCCCTCAATTATTCGAGCATGTTCTCGAAGCTTCGGGAGTGGCCATGGCTATTCGGACCGCAGATCTGAAACCGATCTTCGTGAACAAGGCTTTTGCCGTTTTTTTTGGATATACGATCCCCGAAATGTTTTCCCTGCCTCAGGAAAACGCGCTTCCGGAAGAAACCCGAGCGTTGTATGCAACGTATATCCGACCAGCACTCAATGCCGGACAAAGCTGGGAAGGCGAATACTTCATCCGCCATGCAAACAATGAGAACATTCTGGTCTGGGGACGATTCGATCCTGTCCTCGACGCATCCGGCAACCTGGCCAATGTCATTTCCATCATGCAGGACAATCTGGCCTGCAGCCAAACCGCCAAAGCTCTCAAAATCAGTGAAGACAAATTCCGTCTACTCGCCGAAAATATCACCGATGTCATTTGGACAATGGATGACGCATACAACTTCACATATGCCACTCCATCCGTTCAAGATGTGTGGGGCTACACTCTTGAAGAGCTCGAAGGATTATCCCTGATCGGGATTACACTGCCCGAATCTCATAAAATCCTCAAAAAAGCCGAACAAGACCGCGCCACAGCCGAAGCACAAGGCGACTTCGATCACATTAATCGGCTGGAAATGGAACATTATCACGGCAAGGGCGGAACTATCTGGGTTGAAACCGCCGTCAGACGACTCTTTACCGAGAACGGCAAACCCGGAGGATACCAAGGTGTTTCCCGCGATATTACCCTTCGAAAACAGACCGAAGCCGCGTTGTTTGAACGAGAATTCCGATATCGCACACTCTTTGAGGACTCTCCCATATCTCTTTGGGAAGAAGACCTTTCCCGCCTTAAAACATATTTCGACGCTCTCAAAAAAGACGGAATCACCGACTTCCGACAATATTTCTACGACAACCCGGACGCCTTAGCCAAATGCGCCACGCTGGTGACCGTCGTGGATGTGAACAAGGCCACGTTGGATTTGTTAGCTGCAAAATCCAAAGAAGACCTGTTTGGCAACTTGGAAAAAGTCCTCACAGAAAGCTCCATGGCCGCTTTCACGGAAGAAATGATACTACTCGCCTCCGGTGGGTGTGAATATTGCGGAGAGATTACTAACCGTACGCTTCAAGGGGAAACAATTTGGGTGGTAGTCCACTTCTTTGTTCCCCCTGAGTACAAAGATTCTCTGGCTCGCGTCATCGTGTCATTGCTGGACGTCACCCCACGGAAGCGAGCAGAGCAGGCTCTTATGGATTCCGAAGAACGATACCGTGTACTGGCGGAAAATTCTCAGGAAGGTGTCGTCGTCATTCAAAATCGAGAAATCAAATATATTAATGAAAGCATGAGTGAAATATTTGGTCTCTCAACCGAAGAACTTGAACAAATTCATCCTCTTGAAATGGTTCACCCAGAAGACAAAGCCTTCATCCATGAGCAATTCAGAAGCATGTATGCGGGCAAAGAAAACGAAGGATTTGCCACATTCAGGGTCATAACACATCATGGCGATATCAAATGGCTCACGATCTCAGTCAAACCCATTATGTGGGAAGGCCAAGAGGCTCAACTGGAAATTCTCACAGATATCACACACTACAAAACACTGGAACGAGAGCTGTTATCCACCCATGCCCAAATGGAAGACCGCATTTCAAAAAGGACCGCAGAACTTTCCGAAGCCAATATTCAACTCAAGGCACAGGCTGAAGAACAAGGCAAAGCACAACAACGCATTGTTGCTTTGACCCAAGAACTCATTCGCATCCAAGAAGACGAACGGCAGCGCATTGCCCGGGATCTTCACGACAACGTCGCTCAAAATATTTCTTCCATTATGCTAAAAATGGAAACGTTGTTTGACGACCACTCATGTGTGGACGAAAAACTTCGTAAACGGGGCGAATCCGTGACAGACATTCTCAAAGAAGTCGTCGCCTCGGTACGGGATATCGCATATGGACTACGACCACCTGCACTGGACCAGCTCGGTCTGGTAAAATCTTTGCAAAACCTTTGTCTCGAAGCAGGTAATAAGCACGGTTTTGCAGTGGACTTCGTCGCCACAGGTGTCGAAGACTTCAGTATGGATTTCGATAGTGAAATCAACATTTATCGAATGATTCAGGAAGCAGTCAGGAACATTATACGCCACGCTTACGCGGATAAGGCTACTATCCGCCTCGTAAGAAGCCACCCTGACATCTTTATTCGCATTGAAGACAATGGGCAGGGATTCAAAGTTCGGGAACGCCAGGCAAAAGCCTTGACTGAAAAACGCATGGGATTGCGTAGCATGGAGGAACGGGCGCGCCTAATTGGCGGCTCCATGGAAATCCAATCACTGGTCGGAACAGGAACCCGCATAATCTTCCGACTGCCTACACACCATTCCAGGAGACACACATAATATGAATATCATGATTGTTGATGACCACCCCCTGTTCAGGGAAGGTCTCAAAACCATCGTCAACCGGGACAATAAGTACACGGTTTGTGCTGAAGCCGGGAATGGCAGGGAAGGCATTGCCATTGCCAAAGAACGTCAGCCGGACATCATGCTGGTGGATATTTCCATGCCTGAAAAGAACGGTGTCCAGATGATCCGTGAACTCAAATCCTCTTTGCCGGACACACAGTTCATCATCATCTCCATGCACTCCGAGGCCGACTATATAGTGGAAGCTTTCCGGGCCGGAGCTACTGGATACATGATCAAGGAATCTGCTTCGTCCCAACTCATCAAAGGACTGGATACCGTCGCCGCAGGAGAACTTTTTCTGGACAACGCACTGTCTCAAGAAGTGGTATTCAAACTTTTGCAATCAAAACCAGACAGCCCCGGCGGCAGCAGCGATCCATACTCTACCCTGACCCCCCGAGAACAAGAAGTCATGCGCATGTTGGCGGAAGGACTGACTGCTAAAGGTGTGGCGGAAAAGCTCTTCATCAGTCCTAAAACCGTTGAAAATCACCGCACCAACCTGATGAAAAAGCTTGGCCTGAAAAGTACGGTGGAACTTGTTCGTTACGCGGCCCGGCTCGGCCTCATCGATATAGAAACCTGGGCCATCTAACGCAGAGTAAACATATCAGAGAAGCCCCCCAGAGACAGTGTCACCGGGGGGCTTCTCGCAGGCAATGGTATCAAAAAGAATTACCCTTGAGAGATGGAAATCCTCTTAGGCTGAATCTTCTCCACCTTGGGCAGATGCAACTCAAGCACGCCGCCGTCAAGGTTGGCTTTAATCCGTTCTCGATCAACAATATCGGTAATGGAAACGGAACGAACGTATTCACAATCGCCGAATTGCATCTCCACATACTGCTCATTGGGATGCCGGACCAGACTGGTCCTGCCCGTGACTGTCAACTCACCTTCTTGCAAATCAATAGTCATGTCCTCGCGTCGGACACCGGGCATATCCATATAAATATAAAATCCATCCTCGCATTCCAGAATATCCGTGGCCGGACGATAGCGAGCCATGCTCTTATCTTCTTTCTTCATAATATTGCTCATAGCCATGTCCTCCCTTACTCCACGCTGATGCTGATGTTCTTCGGTTTTACTTCCTCGGACTTAGGCAAAGACACAGTCAAAACACCATCCTTCATGGAAGCTGTGACTGCATCTCTATCCACGGGGACTGAGATGTTGACAACTCTGTGGAAAACACCACTTGGACGTTCCTGTCGAAAGTATTTTCCTTGTGGAGCTTTGCGCTCACCCTTGATGACCAAAGTTTTGTCAGTCAACGTCAATTCAACATCGTCGATGGATACGCCAGGGACTTCTGCCCGCACATAAATATTTTCCTGATCATTGCTCAGATTGAGCGGAGGATAAGCCAGACGGCGATCATCGCCCATGGGTGACCGCAAAAACTCTTCAAAAACCCGGTCGAACCGGGACGGGAAATTATAGAGAGTATTAAAATCAATAACCATGAAAGGTACCTCCTTTTCTTGCGTTCCACAAAAAAGTAGGCACGTTTTTTTTGTCGTCAAGTCCACTTGTGGAAAAAATTTGCTCCGCACCCTTTTCCAAGGACACGGAGCAACAATAATCACAGTGATTACATCTTCTTATTTAGAACCAGTCCACTCCTTTTCAGGAATGGCCTCATCGACCAACATAATCGGAATATCGTCCTGCACAGGATACACAATCTTGCACTTGGCGCAGGCCAGTCCATCTTCACCGGGCTTCAATTCAAGCTCCCCCTTACATTGAGGGCAAGCCAGTATATCCAAAAGTTCTTTATTCAAAGACATCAATTCCTCCTTGTACTGTCAGGACACTACCCGCCGTACCGCTCACTGGCAACTGCCTTTGTTCACTTTACCAGACACCATGGAAACGATACACTACGGCGTTCAGTTACAGACTGTCCCTTAAACCATAAACCACACCCAAAATCATGAGCATAGATTTACACTCCCATTCCACGGCTTCGGACGGCACTTTGTCCCCTACCGAATTGATCAAATTGGCCAAGGAGTCCGGTCTTGATGCCATTGCCATCACTGATCATGACACCTTTCAAGGCGTTCAAGAAGCTTTGGCCGCAGGCAAAAAATACGGCATCGAAGTTATTCCGGGTGCTGAATTAAGCCTTGAATCCCCAGAAGGCGCTGGCTGGATTCACGTGGTTGCTCTGTGGTTGCCTGAAAGTGCTACAGAACTTCAGGAAGCCTTTGACTGGGTGCAGGAAGGCCGCAAGAATCGCAACCGCGAAATAGTCGAAAAGCTCCGGTCTTTGGGCATAAGCATCACCTATGAAAATGTTGCCGCCCGTGCCAAGGGGACCATTGGTCGCCCTCACTTCGCGCAGGAACTCATGGCACTCGGCGTGGTTTCATCCGTTGACGAAGCATTCAAGGTCTGGCTTGGTGACAATGGACGGGCATATATTCCCAAACGCAAACTCACGCCTGCGCAGGCATTTCCCATTCTCAATAAAATTGGTGCAACGTCCATTCTCGCCCATCCCTTTGCCCTTGGTCTCAACCTTAAGGACACAGAAAAAGTAGTTAAAGATCTCATGGAATTCGGTCTGGACGGTATAGAAGTCTATTATACAGAACATAGTGACGCCGAAGTAAAAGCATATAAGGAAATGGCCGAACGCCTCGGCCTGCTCATCAGCGGAGGCTCGGATTTTCATGGTTCAGTCAAACCAAAAATCAGACTCGGCAAAGGAAAAGGAGGCCTTCACGTCCCCACGGAACTCCTTGAAAAGATGAAAGAGGATCGCCGCTCAAAAGGACTCCCCGTATAATCTTGCCAACTGACTTCAAAAACATTTTCAGCGAGACCAGGATGCAACTCTGGTCTCGCTTTTTTATTCCAACATATTTTATATTTCATAAAGATCCTGATTTCCAACCTCACACTTCACAAAGCGACACAAAAGGTTGGAGAAAAGGAGAAGAAAGGAAGCCGCCGGGAACCTCCAAAATTCCACCTAGCGCACCTGTGCAGTTTAATGTAGCGTGGCGACCATGCCTGAGACTCGTACATATATACCGGAATTGTTGGCGCCTGCGGGCGACATGGAAAAATTAGAAACCGCCATTTTGTATGGTGCGGACGCTGTCTATCTTGGCGGCGACGGCCTGAACCTGCGTGCAGGGGCTGGCGGTTTTGACAAGGAAAGCCTCGCTTTAGGGTTGGCAAAAGCCAAAAAAGCAGGAGTAAAAGCCTATTACACATTGAACGTGTACCCACGTGAATCAATGATGGCACAAGTCCGTGAACAAATAGAGACTTTGGGCGAACTCCAGCCTGACGGCGTGATTGCAGCCGACCCCGGCGTCATTCGCTTATTACGCCGTGAATTACCGGAAATTCCGGTCCATGTTTCGACACAGGCCAACACATCCAACTCTGAATCTGTCCGTTTCTGGCGAGAAAACGGTGCCAAACGAGTCAATGTTGCCCGCGAACTTCGTTCCGGTGAATTGACAGAGATGCTCGATGCGGTTCGAAAAAAGATGCCAAATATGGAACTTGAAGTCTTTGTCCACGGCTCCATGTGCATGGCTATTTCAGGCCGGTGTTATATGTCCGCCCTGCTCAACGACCGCCCCGGCAACCTCGGAGAATGTTCGCACCCGTGTCGTTATGAATACCGCCCCACTGCCATCACCTTTGAAGAACGCACCCGTCCCGGGGAGAACCTCTGGGAAATCCGCGAAGAAGGCGAAGCTCCGGCAAACGACTTCACCTTTGAGACACCGTCCGAAGACTTTACTTTTGCACCACTTGGTGATGAAGAAGAAAAGGCAACTCCTCCGGCTGATCCGGCTTTGTCCTTGGCATTAGACAATGAACGGTGGACCAAATTTTTCGCAGCTGAAGACCTGTGTCTCCTGCATTATCTGGAATGGTTTTCGCGCATGAAAGTCGCCTCCATAAAGCTGGAAGGCCGCACCAAAAGTTCTGCATATCTCGCGCAGGTTGTGGATGCATACCGGACTGGCCTGAACGATGTCGCAGCCAACCAATTTCAAGCTGAAAAATATCTGACCGAACTGGTCAATGCAGCGACCCGTCCTTTGACCACCGGCTTCTTCGACCCTCAAAATCGAGGCGCTATTGCCGAGCCACCGGCTCCCGGCGAAAAACGCTCAGTTCTTGGCCGTATTCTTGAACCGGCTGGCGATGGAAAATGGCTTATCCAGACAAAGTCACGCTGGACCACATCCGAAGATATGGAACTTCTCATCCCCGGCATGATCCGCCCACGCCTTTCTCGCGAAGACTACGGTGTAGAAAATGACCAAGGTATCGGCCTCGACGTATCCCATCCCGGCCAAAAGGGACTGCTGATCTGCGACCACCCGGACATCAAACCCGGCATGTTCATCCGCAAACCTTGGGACCTTGATACGATCGAATAACATCCGAATTCCCCAAACAATCCACTTCGCCGAAGGCGCACCAAAAAGTTTAAGAGATGCTTAAGAACCCTTTGAAAAGGGTTCTTAAGTCACCGGAGGGACCGCCGGTAGGCTTTTATTCTTTACCACCATACAGTGCGTAGTAGCCGCTTGGTACGACAACCAGCGTAAACAGCGTTGATGCCACCAAACCAAATATCAGCGCCCATGCCAATCCCGAAAAAATCGGGTCCAAGGTAATGGGCCACGCACCAAGCGCAGTCGTCAACGCCGTGAGCACGATAGGCCGCATACGCACCGCGCCGGACAAGATGATGGCATCCTTGAGCGGCTTGCCGCTCTTGACCTCGGTCTGAATAAAATCAATGAGCACCAATGAGTTACGAATAACAATCCCGCCGAGCGCAATCATTCCGATCATTGAGGTTGCAGTGAAAAAAACCGGATCACCAAATCCACCGATCTCCCCACCCGCTATGATGTTAAGCAACCAGAATCCCGGCAAAATACCGAGCAAGGTTAAAGGGATGGCCGACATGATAAGCAACGGCATGACGAATGACCCCGTCTCAGCAACAAGCAAAATAAAAATACCAAGCAATGCAGCAATATTAGCCAACCCGAGATCACGAAAAACATCAAGAGTAATCTTCCATTCACCCTCGCCAGCCCATTCCGCACGGGTACCCGGTGGCATGGGGTTGTCCTTGAGCTGAGACTGCAAATCAAGCACAGCCTCACCCGGCGGGATACCTGCCGTGTCACCAAAGACATACGCCAATCGCTTCAAATTCTTATGATAAATAGGCTGTTCCGAAGAAACCTCGCGAAACCTCCCCAACTCAGCCAACGGGACCATGGCCCCGGACGCACTTTTCATGCGTAATTCGCCGAGCGTGTCAGGACCGGTCCTCAACCCGACCGGCAAGACCATGCGCACAGGCAACGGCTGCCGTTCACGCTCCATGTGAACAGAGGCCGGGGTTGCGCCGGACAGGGCGAGGCGAAGGGTATCCACCACGTCAGCAGCTGTTACGCCATGCAAAGCGGCCTTTTCCTTGTCGAGAACAAAATCAACCATCATCCGATCAGTCTCGGCAGAATTATCCAAATCGACCAAACCGGGCTGGGCCGCCATAAGCGACTCCACATGCTTTGCCCCGTCGATGAGTACGGAATAATCCAGTCCTGGCCGACCATATATTTCAGCGGTCAAAGTGGAGATAACCGGCGGACCGGGTGGCGTTTCGATAAGCTTAAGCCGCGCACCATGGCGGACAGCGATTTCATGCAAATCGTTTCGCAGTCGCAAACCAATACCGTGCGACTGCATATCCCGCTCGGACTTGTCCGCCAAATTCACTCGAATGTCGGCTAGGTTCGAATGCTCGCGCCAGTAATAATGACGCACCATACCGTTAAAATCCATGGGGGACGGCGACCCGGTGTACGTGACGAAATTGGTCACCTCCGGTACGGATCGAAGATACGCCTCAAAATCACGTACAGTCCGATCAGACCGCTCCAATGTCGTGCCTTCGGGCATATCCACAAGCAGTTGAAATTCGTTTTTATTGTCAAACGGCAGCATCTTGAGCGGCACCAAACGCATGAGTACCAAACCGGCACACAACCCAAGCCCCACGAAAATACCACCCAACAACAAACGACGATTCCGAGCCGATTCAAGAAATGGGACAATAACCTTGGAATACACTGCGAGTAGTCGAGAATTCACACCCTGCTCCGGGGATTCCCCTTCCTTGGCCTTTGCAGGAGCACGATTCCTCAGCAGCAGATATGCCATCCACGGGACCACAGTCAGGGCAGCCACGGTGGAAAAGGTTACGGTCAGCGGAACATTGGCGGCCATGGGAGCCATGTATGGTCCCATCATGCCGGTGATAAAGAAAAGCGGGGTAAAAGACACGATAATTGCCAAGGTGGACATGATGACGGGCGGCAAAACCTCTTTGACCGCATTCAACGTGGCTTCAAGCGACGACCGAATACCCATACGAATATGCCGCTGGATATTATCTACATTGGTAATGGGATCATCCACTACAAGCCCTAATGACAAAATCAAAGCAAACAGTGTCACCCTATTGATGGTGTAGCCAAACAAGTAATTAACAAAAAGGGCCAAGGAAAAACTCATGGGCACGGCCAGAGCCACAACAAGAGCTTCTCGCCACCCCAGCGCGAACGCAAGCAGGGCCACAACCGTAATGATGGCGAACAAGAGCGAAGACAACAACTCGTTGACCTTGGACTGAGCGGTTTCGCCATAATTACGAGTGACTGTAACGGTTACACCCTCGGGCAAGATCGTCCGCTCAAGCTCACGCACCTTTTTGATAACTGCATCCGCCACGCCTACCGCGTTGACGCCTTTTTTCTTGGCCAACCCGATGGTTACAGCTGAACGCGAAGTGCTTTCGGCTTGCTGGTCGATCTTAGCCAGATACACGTCGGAAAAACCAATCCGCGAATAACTGGTCGGTTCCTGTGGCCCGTCGATAACATCCGCTACGTCTCGAAGGTAGACCGGCTTGTGATCAAATACCCCCACCACAAGCGATGCCGCGTCGTCGGCATGAAGAAGAAAGGATTGACTAACAACCTGCGTCTCAACATCACGCCTGACAAACCGCCCTGCAGAGAGTGAACGGTCTGCCCCCTTGAGTGCTGTGTAAACTTCCAACGGCGACACATTAAACCCGGCCAAACGGTCAGGGTGTACCTCCACCCGCACCTCGCGACTCCGCCCGGAGTGCAGGGAAACGCGGGACACATCCTCGACCTCGGCCAGTCGATGAAAAAGTTCTTCGGCCATGCGCCTCAAATCAAAATCCGAATACCGCTCTTCAAATCCAAAATCTGCATGCAGCGTCAAAGCCACAATAGGAACGTCATCGATTTCAACGGGTTTTACAACCCATCCGGCCACGATATCAGGCGCTAAATCACGGTTCTTGAGGATAGTATTATGCAACTTAATGAGCGAATCCTCACGATCCTCACCGACAAAAAAACGAACTGTAACCGCAGTCATGTCCTTGGTGGAAGTTGAATAAACATACTCCACCCCATCGATCTGCCAGAGCAGCCGTTCAAGCGGGGTGGTCACAAGCTTTTCCACTTCCTCGGCACTGGCTCCCGGCACCTGTACCATGACATCTGCCATGGGAACCACAATCTGTGGTTCCTCTTCACGCGGGGTAATGAGAATGGCAGCCACTCCAAGCAGAATCGCCGCCAAAGCAACAATGATGGACATCTGTGATGTCAAAAAATATCGGACAATAGACGGCAACAAGCCTTTTACCGGAGGAGTCTCCATGCTCATCACTGGCCTCCGCCAACCGCAAGACCGACGGTTTCTCCGCCGGACAGGCCAGACAATATTTCTACCCGCTGATCGTGAACTTCACCGGTACGAACATACACCGATTGCCAGCCGACTTCAGTCTTGACCATGACTGTTTCAAGCTGCCCGACGCGCACGACTGCGGTTTCCGGCACGA
This genomic window contains:
- a CDS encoding efflux RND transporter permease subunit, whose protein sequence is MSMETPPVKGLLPSIVRYFLTSQMSIIVALAAILLGVAAILITPREEEPQIVVPMADVMVQVPGASAEEVEKLVTTPLERLLWQIDGVEYVYSTSTKDMTAVTVRFFVGEDREDSLIKLHNTILKNRDLAPDIVAGWVVKPVEIDDVPIVALTLHADFGFEERYSDFDLRRMAEELFHRLAEVEDVSRVSLHSGRSREVRVEVHPDRLAGFNVSPLEVYTALKGADRSLSAGRFVRRDVETQVVSQSFLLHADDAASLVVGVFDHKPVYLRDVADVIDGPQEPTSYSRIGFSDVYLAKIDQQAESTSRSAVTIGLAKKKGVNAVGVADAVIKKVRELERTILPEGVTVTVTRNYGETAQSKVNELLSSLLFAIITVVALLAFALGWREALVVALAVPMSFSLALFVNYLFGYTINRVTLFALILSLGLVVDDPITNVDNIQRHIRMGIRSSLEATLNAVKEVLPPVIMSTLAIIVSFTPLFFITGMMGPYMAPMAANVPLTVTFSTVAALTVVPWMAYLLLRNRAPAKAKEGESPEQGVNSRLLAVYSKVIVPFLESARNRRLLLGGIFVGLGLCAGLVLMRLVPLKMLPFDNKNEFQLLVDMPEGTTLERSDRTVRDFEAYLRSVPEVTNFVTYTGSPSPMDFNGMVRHYYWREHSNLADIRVNLADKSERDMQSHGIGLRLRNDLHEIAVRHGARLKLIETPPGPPVISTLTAEIYGRPGLDYSVLIDGAKHVESLMAAQPGLVDLDNSAETDRMMVDFVLDKEKAALHGVTAADVVDTLRLALSGATPASVHMERERQPLPVRMVLPVGLRTGPDTLGELRMKSASGAMVPLAELGRFREVSSEQPIYHKNLKRLAYVFGDTAGIPPGEAVLDLQSQLKDNPMPPGTRAEWAGEGEWKITLDVFRDLGLANIAALLGIFILLVAETGSFVMPLLIMSAIPLTLLGILPGFWLLNIIAGGEIGGFGDPVFFTATSMIGMIALGGIVIRNSLVLIDFIQTEVKSGKPLKDAIILSGAVRMRPIVLTALTTALGAWPITLDPIFSGLAWALIFGLVASTLFTLVVVPSGYYALYGGKE